A single Salmo trutta chromosome 14, fSalTru1.1, whole genome shotgun sequence DNA region contains:
- the LOC115208572 gene encoding calcineurin subunit B type 1, which produces MGNEASYPLEMCTHFDADEIKRLGKRFKKLDLDNSGSLSVEEFMSLPELQQNPLVQRVIDIFDTDGNGEVDFKEFIEGVSQFSVKGDKEMKLRFAFRIYDMDKDGYISNGELFQVLKMMVGNNLKDTQLQQIVDKTIINADKDGDGRISFEEFCAVVGGLDIHKKMVVDV; this is translated from the exons GGAAATGAAGCAAGTTATCCCTTGGAGATGTGTACACACT TTGATGCTGATGAGATTAAGAGGCTAGGAAAGAGATTTAAGAAACTCGACCTAGATAACTCTGGCTCCTTGAGCGTGGAAGAGTTTATGTCCTTACCGGAACTCCAACAGAATCCCCTTGTACAGCGAGTAATCGATATATTTGACACAGATGGCAATGGGGAAGTCGACTTCAAAG AATTCATTGAGGGTGTCTCCCAGTTCAGTGTCAAAGGTGATAAAGAGATGAAATTGCGCT TTGCCTTCAGGATCTATGACATGGACAAGGATGGCTACATATCCAATGGAGAACTCTTCCAGGTCCTCAAGATGATGGTGGGAAACAACTTAAAGGACACCCAGCTTCAGCAGATTGTTGATAAAACCATCATCAACGCAGACAAAGACGGCGATGGGAGAATATCCTTCGAGGAGTTTTGTGCG GTCGTGGGCGGATTAGACATACACAAAAAGATGGTTGTGGACGTGTGA
- the etaa1a gene encoding ewing's tumor-associated antigen 1 homolog yields MPITIPANSMTDESMQGGGKPKTNRLRRSPKQTQATPSLVDSPKTCQDFKTPTRVTRSRYNNVFNKGESPMNESELQQDIVWDATSPSPLRTVSKRGKKYSANVGIVDISEIVNRIAPKHGRPVVPESSLLQWIGDSAIPCTPEMQQPRAKKKSPRPNGVDDLLKLAKQFDFNMLRQDEERVNDMHKQSLELLSDSENILDLDGNENQPPPLLSNGTPERTQSALKTNNMRNSKDQIPPDHEMEDDMDFLFDGPTQHISGNLSQNSLPLSLEVKTAPTVSSKVIPGKYPDSIHGHTSTVSSSHPVKRSSANNNFDDDWENDDMLDDSLVFEMTQNPELFAAPNHCSTQRRLNETKHENINPSAISKNALQGSRDIKPAVSKGQNETVKNRKTFTLEANPNVQAKSILSEALPKAGNVPDTVKPAPHRNVQQNQPSLFPINKAPSMECGYQLSQQTQHQSNGIKAWPQVPLFQSTSISTSSSTTTSNSYSTWPLQVDNSSCHKLTENNNMKGTGIIKAPASHGVIPEDDLDSLFASDSIWDDKDDDLLCQACDNLESQVQTMEDPVFTRSQSLPSNQTERHTFVPVSAPLNSSRYNVNQTTETTQSKYPNISVYSQSAPGNGSTSTHSLNNNKVPVTVVSGCKRPSYNASAGNATSISTYRPLNPAAGEGPYQSTRVKSTCVAGSTANQQGTGSGARLSSFPSPVNVTETPTRFTFKRPSGCTSNPVIPVTNKASASTQAAGKCSVVEIELKKQQAMEKRRQRMQTAHNLRAPT; encoded by the exons ATGCCAATTACTATCCCTGCGAACAGTATGACAGACGAGAGCATGCAAGGTGGAGGGAAACCGAAAACAAACAGACTGAGAAGAAGCCCCAAACAAACGCAAGCAACTCCATCTCTTGTTGATTCTCCAAAAACCTGTCAAG ATTTCAAGACGCCAACTCGTGTGACAAGATCAAGATACAACAATGTATTCAACAAAGGAGAGTCACCAATGAATGAATCAGAACTTCAACAGGATATCGTTTGGGATGCCACTTCCCCATCACCCCTTAGGACAG TTAGCAAAAGAGGCAAGaagtactctgcaaatgttggaATTGTGGACATTTCCGAAATCGTCAACAGGATAGCTCCCAAG CATGGGAGACCTGTAGTTCCAGAGTCATCCTTGCTCCAGTGGATTGGAGACAGTGCAATTCCCTGCACCCCAGAGATGCAGCAGCCCAGGGCCAAGAAGAAATCCCCAAG GCCAAATGGAGTGGACGACCTTTTAAAGTTGGCGAAACAGTTTGATTTCAACATGTTAAGGCAAGACGAAGAACGAGTCAATGATATGCACAAGCAGAGTTTGGAGCTTCTGTCAGACTCGGAGAACATATTGGATTTAGATGGCAACGAGAACCAGCCTCCGCCCTTACTGAGTAATGGCACACCTGAACGCACACAGTCCGCCCTTAAAACAAACAACATGAGAAACTCCAAAGACCAGATACCTCCTGACCATGAGATGGAAGATGATATGGATTTTTTATTTGATGGACCAACTCAACACATAAGTGGTAACTTAAGTCAGAATTCGTTGCCTCTGTCCTTGGAGGTGAAGACTGCTCCCACTGTGTCCTCCAAAGTAATTCCTGGAAAATATCCTGATTCCATACATGGCCACACTTCGACCGTCTCCTCATCGCATCCTGTCAAAAGAAGCTCAGCAAATAATAACTTTGACGACGACTGGGAAAATGACGATATGCTGGATGACTCGCTGGTTTTTGAGATGACCCAAAACCCAGAGCTCTTTGCTGCTCCTAATCATTGTTCAACCCAAAGAAGGTTGAatgaaacaaaacatgaaaacatCAACCCCTCAGCCATTTCCAAAAATGCTCTTCAAGGAAGTAGAGACATAAAACCAGCTGTGTCTAAAGGACAGAATGAAACTGtgaaaaacagaaaaaccttcaCGCTTGAAGCAAATCCTAATGTACAAGCGAAAAGTATCCTCTCGGAGGCATTACCAAAAGCAGGAAATGTCCCCGACACTGTCAAACCAGCACCACATAGGAATGTACAGCAAAACCAACCAAGTCTCTTTCCAATCAACAAAGCCCCGTCTATGGAGTGCGGTTACCAACTTAGCCAGCAAACGCAGCACCAGTCTAATGGAATAAAGGCTTGGCCGCAGGTGCCTCTTTTTCAAAGTACATCGATCTCAACCAGCTCGAGCACCACAACCTCCAACTCTTATTCAACGTGGCCCCTTCAGGTTGATAATAGCTCTTGCCACAAGCTCACAGAGAACAACAATATGAAGGGAACAGGTATCATCAAGGCCCCAGCTAGCCACGGCGTCATCCCAGAGGACGACTTGGACTCTCTCTTTGCTTCTGACTCCATCTGGGATGACAAAGACGATGACCTATTGTGCCAAGCATGTGATAACCTGGAAAGCCAGGTACAGACCATGGAGGACCCTGTTTTCACACGCTCCCAATCCCTGCCCAGTAATCAGACCGAAAGACACACGTTTGTCCCTGTCTCTGCACCTTTGAATAGCAGCAGATACAATGTAAATCAAACGACCGAGACCACACAATCCAAATATCCCAACATTTCAGTTTATTCACAATCGGCCCCCGGGAACGGTAGCACTTCCACCCACTCTCTCAATAACAACAAAGTacctgttactgtggtctctggTTGTAAAAGACCGAGTTACAATGCCTCAGCTGGAAATGCTACCTCTATCTCCACATATAGGCCACTGAACCCTGCGGCAGGAGAAGGGCCATACCAAAGTACTCGGGTCAAAAGCACTTGTGTAGCTGGGAGCACAGCTAATCAACAAGGCACTGGGAGTGGAGCGCGGCTGTCGTCATTCCCGTCACCTGTCAATGTGACTGAAACCCCCACTCGGTTCACCTTTAAGAGACCGTCTGGCTGCACGTCCAACCCTGTCATCCCTGTGACCAACAAAG CTTCCGCTTCAACCCAAGCAGCTGGGAAATGTTCTGTGGTGGAGATTGAACTGAAGAAACAGCAGGCCATGGAGAAGAGACGGCAACGGATGCAGACGGCCCACAACCTAAGGGCTCCAACCTGA